Proteins encoded together in one Telopea speciosissima isolate NSW1024214 ecotype Mountain lineage chromosome 6, Tspe_v1, whole genome shotgun sequence window:
- the LOC122664028 gene encoding uncharacterized protein LOC122664028 — translation MGCRSLYFICVIFSLFFSSIAQSLQNQSARISLDDLLQQYASRVLARSHSGILYKATLPANLSGMEASVVRLRGGSFWTRGANYSAFQLPPKISASPYIKRLAIVYQNLGNWSSHYYRVSGHSLVTPVVGFRAYDASNFSSSVITPINLSVIGDPISIHFPQFLLPSGLNWTAKCVTFNVDGTVFLTDMTLPNVCSTPNQGHFSIVVEQPKRKARRGWNLWRWWVVVVVCGFVGLVSICVVSILLVRHTKAKKIRKMERKADQGESFKTIWVGSSKMPSAAVTRTQPILENSYAP, via the coding sequence ATGGGTTGCAGAAGCTTGTATTTCATATGCGTCATTTTCTCCCTATTCTTTTCATCCATAGCCCAAAGCTTACAGAACCAGTCTGCTCGCATTTCTTTAGATGATCTTCTTCAACAATATGCCTCCAGAGTTCTTGCCCGATCTCACTCCGGTATTCTGTACAAAGCAACCCTTCCTGCAAATTTATCAGGCATGGAAGCCTCAGTTGTCCGGCTCAGGGGCGGTAGCTTTTGGACCAGAGGAGCCAACTATAGCGCTTTCCAGTTGCCACCCAAAATCAGTGCTTCCCCTTACATCAAGAGATTAGCCATAGTCTACCAAAATCTGGGCAACTGGTCCTCCCATTACTACAGGGTATCAGGCCATTCATTGGTCACTCCTGTGGTTGGTTTCAGGGCTTATGATGCCTCCAATTTTAGCTCCAGTGTCATTACACCAATCAATCTCAGCGTGATTGGGGATCCCATTTCAATCCATTTCCCCCAGTTCCTGTTGCCTTCAGGGTTGAATTGGACTGCAAAATGTGTTACATTCAATGTAGATGGGACAGTGTTCCTTACTGACATGACCCTCCCCAATGTATGTTCCACACCCAATCAAGGCCATTTCTCCATTGTTGTTGAACAGCCCAAGAGGAAAGCAAGGAGGGGGTGGAATCTGTGGAGGTGGTGGGTGGTAGTAGTTGTGTGTGGATTTGTTGGATTAGTTTCCATATGTGTGGTTTCTATTCTTCTTGTTAGGCACACTAAAGCAAAGAAAATCaggaaaatggaaagaaaagctGATCAAGGTGAGTCTTTCAAAACAATCTGGGTCGGATCTAGTAAAATGCCTTCTGCAGCAGTAACTAGAACCCAGCCAATCCTTGAGAATAGTTATGCCCCAtga
- the LOC122664031 gene encoding uncharacterized protein LOC122664031 has translation MPAVSKIMSHTIAPVMPSSIPSDALQFRTSRPFRFGKSPACTQTLAHSRRKVQVFSKSSETELSAAEKEWLKKLPEKNKPLYSHSLSCIEAWLKNLGFYQSREDPAVWFMEKPDWHAQSSLDLTDLYIRYLKSGPGNLEKDVERRLSYALSREDIENAVLGGP, from the exons ATGCCTGCTGTGTCTAAAATTATGAGCCACACCATCGCACCAGTGATGCCCTCCTCAATTCCTTCAGATGCTCTTCAGTTTAGAACTTCTCGCCCTTTCCGATTCGGGAAATCCCCTGCGTGTACTCAAACCCTAGCTCATTCCAGAAGGAAAGTCCAGGTTTTCTCAAAATCCTCTGAGACAGAGCTCTCAGCTGCAGAAAAAGAATGGCTTAAAAAGCTTCCTGAGAAGAATAAACCCTTGTATTCTCACAGTCTTTCCTGCATAGAGGCTTGGCTGAAGAATTTAGGATTTTATCAGAGCAGAGAAGACCCAGCAGTTTGGTTTATGGAAAAACCTGATTGGCACGCTCAGTCATCTCTTGATCTCACCGATCTTTATATAAG GTATCTGAAGAGTGGACCTGGAAATCTAGAGAAGGATGTGGAGAGGCGACTTAGTTATGCTCTGAGTAGAGAAGATATTGAGAATGCAGTACTTGGAGGACCATAG
- the LOC122664024 gene encoding ABC transporter C family member 10-like, which yields MMEDLFTVFCGESDCSFEGGKQCGSVFMFFTYPSSCINNALAIAFNILLLFMLLFNFIHKPSPALLQTPSCIQGLLPFQIFSSIFNGGLGMVYFTYGIWILQENLRKVQTILPLHQWLVLLFQGFTWFLLSFIISLRGKRLPKAFLRLWSILACLVAGILFFSSLLAASVGKQTSVKIVLDILLLPGAILLLLCTYKVYKYKETHDSIDSAALYTPLNGQANGSGKTNLDSIVTPCAEAGIISKMLFWWLNPLVRKGKEKTLEEEDIPRLRELDRAETCYTLFMEQLNRHRQSNLSTPPSILWTIVFCHWKEILISGFFALLKIITLSAGPLLLNAFIQVAEGKEVFKYEGYVLAISLFIAKCLESLSQRHWYFRSRIIGLQVRSVLSAAIYRKQLRLSNAAKMMHSAGNIMNYVTVDAYRVGEFPYWFHQTWTTGLQLCIALVILFHAVGLATFAALVVIVLFVLCNSPLAKLQNKFQAKLMAAQDERLKACSEALVNMKVLKLYAWETSFKDVIERIRAEEYVWLSAVQMRKAYNIILSWSSPVLVSAATFGACYFLGISLNASNVFTFVATVRLLQNPVRSIPDVIGVVIQAKVSLERIVKFLEAPELQNENIRQKYKAEEYRHSLSIKLANLSWEENPSKLTLRNINLAVKPGEKVAICGEVGSGKSTLLAAILGEVPLMGGTIQVYGKVAYVSQMAWIQTGTIQENILFGSAMDKQRYLEVLEKCSLVKDLEMLPFGDLTEIGERGVNLSGGQKQRIQLARALYQDADIYLLDDPFSAVDAHTAMSLFNEYVMGALLGKAVVLVTHQVDFLPAFDSVLLMSDGEILHDAPYYQLLASTREFQDLVNAHKDIAGSERLAEITSQRGKITSAEIKTTYTEKQFKATTRDQLIKQEERETGDTGFNPYLQYLNQNKGLLYFTIASLGHIIFAVGQISQNSWMAANVQNPHVSKLMLITVYFVIGCGSTFFLLFRSFFVVVLSIQSSKSIFSQLLNSLFHAPMSFYDSTPLGRILSRVSSDLSIVDLDVPFSLISTVGATTNACVSLGTLAVVTWQVLFVSLPVICLALCLQKYYFASAKELMRINGTTKSFVANHLAESAAGAMTIRAFEDEERFIAKNFDVIDRNASPFFHNFAANEWLIQRLELLSATVLSSSALAMVLLPPRTFGSGFVGMALSYGLSLNISLINSIQNQCTLANYIISVERLNQYMHIPSEAPEVIEENQPPPSWPAVGKVQIHDLKIRYRPDTPLVLSGISCTFEGGHKIGIVGRTGSGKTTLIGALFRLVEPADGKIIIDNLDISMIGLHDLRSRIGIIPQDPTLFNGTIRYNLDPLSQYTDKEIWEVLQKCQLQEAVQEKEKGLDALVMEDGSNWSMGQRQLFCLGRVLLRKSRILVLDEATASIDTTTDSILQKTIRTEFANCTVITVAHRIPTVMDCTMVVAITDGKVVEYDEPTTLMKREGSLFGQLVKEYWSHFHSANQH from the exons ATGATGGAGGATCTCTTCACTGTTTTTTGTGGGGAATCTGATTGTTCATTTGAGGGTGGGAAGCAATGTGGTTCTGTTTTTATGTTCTTTACTTATCCTTCTTCGTGCATCAACAATGCCTTGGCAATTGCCTTCAATATCCTGCTCCTGTTCATGTTGTTATTCAACTTCATTCACAAACCATCTCCAGCATTGCTTCAAACACCTTCCTGCATTCAAGGCCTTTTGCCTTTTCAGATATTCTCTTCAATTTTTAATGGTGGTCTAGGCATGGTTTACTTTACTTATGGGATCTGGATACTGCAAGAGAACTTGAGAAAAGTGCAGACTATTCTACCTCTGCATCAGTGGCTGGTGCTGTTATTTCAAGGCTTTACATGGTTCCTACTTTCTTTCATCATTAGCCTTCGTGGAAAACGACTTCCAAAAGCATTTTTAAGGCTTTGGTCCATTCTTGCGTGCTTGGTTGcaggaattctttttttttcttctcttttggctGCGAGCGTGGGGAAACAGACATCAGTTAAGATTGTTTTGGATATTTTATTGTTGCCAGGAGCAATCTTATTGCTGCTATGCACTTACAAGGTATACAAATATAAAGAGACTCATGATTCTATTGACAGCGCTGCCCTCTATACACCTTTGAATGGACAGGCCAATGGGAGTGGTAAAACTAATTTGGATAGCATTGTGACTCCTTGTGCTGAAGCTGGAATTATCAGTAAAATGTTATTTTGGTGGTTAAACCCCTTAGTGAGGAAAGGTAAGGAGAAAACCCTTGAAGAGGAAGATATACCCCGCTTACGTGAATTAGACAGAGCAGAAACCTGTTACACCCTCTTCATGGAACAACTGAACAGACACAGACAATCCAATTTGTCTACCCCACCATCAATTTTGTGGACAATAGTCTTCTGCCACTGGAAAGAGATTTTAATTTCTGGGTTCTTTGCATTGCTTAAGATAATCACACTGTCTGCTGGTCCTCTACTTCTTAATGCATTCATTCAGGTTGCTGAAGGAAAAGAAGTCTTCAAATATGAAGGTTATGTATTAGCCATCTCTCTATTCATTGCAAAATGCTTAGAATCGTTGTCACAAAGGCATTGGTACTTCCGCTCTAGAATAATCGGCCTccaagtcaggtctgtgctctCAGCAGCTATTTATCGAAAACAACTTAGACTCTCAAATGCTGCAAAGATGATGCATTCAGCCGGTAATATAATGAACTATGTCACTGTAGATGCTTATCGAGTTGGTGAATTTCCTTACTGGTTTCATCAAACATGGACAACAGGCCTCCAGCTTTGCATTGCATTGGTGATTCTCTTCCATGCTGTGGGACTTGCAACATTTGCAGCCCTAGTTGTAATTGTACTCTTTGTCCTCTGCAATTCTCCCCTGGCCAAACTACAGAACAAATTCCAAGCTAAGCTCATGGCAGCCCAAGATGAGAGGCTGAAGGCTTGTTCTGAGGCTCTTGTGAATATGAAGGTGTTGAAGCTGTATGCATGGGAGACCAGTTTCAAGGATGTTATAGAAAGAATTAGGGCTGAGGAATATGTATGGTTGTCAGCAGTACAGATGAGAAAAGCGTACAACATAATTCTGTCTTGGTCATCCCCCGTATTGGTCTCAGCAGCTACTTTTGGGGCATGTTACTTCCTCGGTATTTCTCTTAATGCTAGTAATGTTTTCACCTTTGTAGCAACTGTACGTCTTCTCCAGAATCCTGTTAGATCAATCCCTGATGTTATTGGAGTGGTCATTCAAGCAAAGGTTTCACTAGAACGAATTGTCAAGTTTCTTGAGGCACCTGAGTTGCAAAATGAAAATATTAGGCAAAAGTATAAAGCTGAGGAGTACAGGCACTCTCTTTCTATCAAGTTAGCCAATCTTTCATGGGAGGAGAATCCATCTAAGCTCACATTAAGAAACATAAATTTAGCAGTTAAACCTGGCGAAAAAGTGGCTATCTGTGGAGAGGTTGGCTCAGGAAAATCAACCCTTTTAGCAGCAATTCTGGGAGAAGTTCCACTTATGGGGGGAACT ATTCAAGTTTATGGAAAGGTTGCCTATGTTTCTCAGATGGCATGGATCCAAACAGGAACAATACAAGAGAATATTCTGTTTGGTTCTGCCATGGATAAACAAAGATATCTAGAAGTGCTTGAGAAATGTTCATTGGTAAAGGACCTTGAGATGCTACCCTTTGGTGATCTGACTGAAATAGGAGAAAGAGGAGTTAATTTAAGTGGTGGTCAGAAGCAGCGCATTCAACTCGCACGTGCATTGTATCAGGATGCTGATATTTATCTTTTGGATGATCCATTTAGTGCCGTTGATGCACATACTGCCATGAGCCTATTTAAT GAATATGTGATGGGAGCTCTATTAGGGAAGGCGGTCGTACTTGTAACCCACCAAGTTGATTTCCTTCCTGCATTTGATTCTGTTTTG TTAATGTCTGATGGGGAAATCTTACATGATGCTCCTTATTACCAATTATTAGCCTCTACTCGAGAATTTCAGGATCTAGTCAATGCACACAAGGATATTGCGGGTTCTGAAAGGCTAGCTGAGATTACTTCACAGAGGGGTAAAATTACTTCCGCAGAGATTAAGACGACTTACACTGAAAAACAGTTCAAAGCAACAACAAGAGATCAGTTGAttaaacaagaagaaagagaaactgGAGATACAGGATTTAATCCTTATCTACAGTATCTAAATCAGAATAAAGGCTTATTGTATTTCACAATTGCAAGTCTTGGTCACATCATATTTGCGGTTGGGCAGATATCTCAGAACTCTTGGATGGCTGCTAATGTTCAGAATCCTCATGTTAGCAAGTTGATGCTGATAACAGTCTACTTCGTGATTGGATGTGGTTCAACATTCTTTTTGCTCTTTAGATCATTTTTCGTAGTTGTTTTGAGCATCCAGTCATCAAAGTCCATATTTTCTCAGTTATTGAACTCTCTTTTCCATGCACCAATGTCTTTTTATGACTCAACTCCCCTGGGAAGGATATTGAGTCGG GTCTCTTCTGATTTGAGTATTGTAGACCTTGATGTCCCGTTCAGTTTAATTTCTACTGTTGGAGCTACCACAAATGCTTGTGTGAGTCTTGGAACATTGGCTGTTGTAACTTGGCAAGTTCTATTTGTCTCCCTACCAGTGATTTGCCTGGCACTATGCTTGCAG AAATACTACTTTGCTTCTGCGAAGGAGTTAATGCGAATCAATGGGACAACTAAGTCTTTTGTAGCAAACCATCTAGCAGAATCCGCTGCTGGAGCCATGACAATCAGAGCATTTGAGGATGAGGAGCGATTTATTGCAAAGAATTTCGATGTCATTGATAGAAATGCTAGCCCGTTCTTCCACAATTTTGCAGCAAATGAATGGTTAATCCAACGTTTAGAACTTTTGAGTGCCACTGTTCTTTCCTCCTCAGCACTTGCTATGGTTTTGCTTCCTCCGAGAACTTTTGGCTCAG GGTTTGTTGGAATGGCACTATCTTATGGTCTTTCTTTGAACATTTCCCTCATTAACTCTATTCAGAACCAGTGTACGCTAGCAAATTACATCATTTCTGTTGAGAGGCTAAACCAGTACATGCATATACCCAGTGAAGCCCCTGAAGTCATAGAAGAGAACCAGCCCCCACCAAGTTGGCCAGCTGTGGGAAAAGTGCAGATCCATGATTTGAAG ATCAGATATAGGCCCGATACTCCACTTGTTCTTTCTGGGATCAGCTGTACATTTGAAGGAGGACATAAGATTGGTATTGTTGGCCGCACAGGTAGTGGGAAAACGACTTTGATTGGTGCTCTGTTTCGTCTTGTGGAGCCAGCAGATGGAAAGATCATCATAGACAACCTAGACATCTCCATGATAGGGCTTCATGATCTGAGATCACGTATTGGGATCATACCTCAAGATCCTACTCTTTTCAATGGGACTATAAGATACAATTTGGACCCATTATCACAATATACTGACAAGGAAATATGGGAG GTCCTTCAAAAATGCCAACTTCAAGAGGCTGtacaagagaaggaaaagggtcTGGATGCTTTAG TAATGGAAGATGGATCAAACTGGAGCATGGGGCAGCGGCAATTATTCTGTTTAGGCCGTGTTCTGTTAAGGAAAAGCCGGATATTGGTTCTTGATGAAGCCACTGCATCAATTGACACTACAACAGATTCAATACTCCAGAAAACCATAAGGACTGAATTTGCAAATTGCACTGTAATTACAGTGGCCCACAGAATACCAACGGTAATGGATTGCACAATGGTGGTCGCCATAACTGATG gTAAAGTAGTGGAATATGATGAACCAACAACATTGATGAAGAGAGAAGGATCATTGTTTGGCCAGCTTGTTAAGGAATACTGGTCGCATTTCCACTCAGCAAATCAACATTAG